A window of the Synechococcales cyanobacterium T60_A2020_003 genome harbors these coding sequences:
- a CDS encoding glycosyltransferase yields MGIGILATILLLVQIPFVCLWLARLFQGPTRRSPLRPVRANPEQLGTVSVVVPTLNEEARIDPCLTGLSQQGYELREVIVVDSRSQDGTVDRVKAVQQTDPRFRVIYDDPLPSGWVGRPWALHTGFLNSAESSTWVLGIDADTQPQPGLIASVIQVAEQEHYDLISLSPRFILMDAGECWLQPALLMTLIYRFGPSGGAADGAERVMANGQCFLSRRSLLVELGGYTSARQSFCDDVTLARFAAAKGAKVGFLDGAKVLKVRMYEGMAETWREWGRSLDLKDACSPGQKWADLLFLTTVQALPLLTLPIWIGAIATGHSYTTVWAALGLNGVLMLIRVALLWAIAPSYDFSQARGAWTFWLSPLADPVAVFRILISSVQTPKQWRGRTYS; encoded by the coding sequence ATGGGAATCGGGATCTTGGCGACGATACTGCTCCTGGTGCAAATTCCCTTTGTCTGCCTTTGGTTAGCGCGATTATTTCAAGGCCCTACACGGCGATCGCCCCTCCGTCCCGTCCGTGCCAATCCCGAGCAATTGGGTACGGTGAGCGTTGTGGTTCCCACGCTGAATGAGGAAGCACGGATTGATCCGTGTCTCACTGGTTTAAGTCAGCAGGGGTATGAACTGCGGGAAGTGATTGTGGTGGATAGTCGCTCCCAGGATGGCACCGTGGATCGAGTAAAGGCCGTGCAGCAAACCGATCCAAGATTCCGAGTCATCTATGACGATCCGCTGCCGTCGGGCTGGGTTGGGCGACCGTGGGCGCTGCATACCGGATTTTTGAACAGTGCAGAATCCAGCACCTGGGTGTTAGGCATTGATGCCGATACCCAGCCGCAGCCGGGGTTAATCGCCAGTGTGATCCAGGTCGCAGAACAGGAACACTATGACCTGATTTCCCTCTCGCCCCGCTTCATTTTGATGGATGCTGGGGAATGTTGGCTCCAGCCTGCGCTGCTGATGACGCTCATTTATCGGTTTGGCCCCTCCGGTGGCGCGGCGGATGGGGCAGAGCGGGTGATGGCGAATGGACAATGCTTCCTTTCGCGGCGATCGCTCCTTGTGGAGCTGGGCGGCTACACCAGTGCTCGCCAGTCCTTTTGTGATGATGTCACCCTGGCCCGGTTCGCGGCGGCCAAGGGCGCAAAGGTCGGTTTTCTCGATGGCGCAAAGGTACTGAAAGTTCGCATGTATGAAGGGATGGCAGAAACCTGGCGCGAATGGGGGCGATCGCTCGATCTGAAAGATGCCTGCTCTCCGGGGCAGAAATGGGCGGATCTGCTATTTCTCACCACCGTTCAAGCGCTGCCATTATTGACGCTGCCGATCTGGATAGGGGCGATCGCCACAGGTCATAGCTATACAACGGTATGGGCAGCCCTAGGACTGAATGGAGTGCTGATGCTGATTCGAGTGGCGTTGCTGTGGGCGATCGCACCGTCTTACGACTTTTCGCAAGCCCGGGGAGCTTGGACGTTCTGGCTATCCCCCTTGGCTGATCCGGTAGCGGTTTTCCGAATACTGATTTCGTCGGTGCAGACCCCCAAACAATGGCGCGGACGCACCTACAGTTAG
- a CDS encoding DUF4278 domain-containing protein, whose translation MQLTYRGQQYNPNQTSIISPELPIYGTYRGQKVTFTESCSGVTLNPTA comes from the coding sequence ATGCAACTCACATACCGAGGCCAACAGTACAACCCCAACCAAACCTCCATCATCAGCCCTGAACTCCCCATCTACGGAACCTATCGCGGCCAGAAAGTCACCTTCACGGAATCCTGTTCTGGGGTGACACTTAACCCCACCGCCTGA
- a CDS encoding carotenoid biosynthesis protein → MKRLLTIERACLVGHLVSMAFGLAGLLWVMPHPEILSLLPAGQTMFRWSMAGGGVVYILLGTIAVSIYAYRTLGLKSWLSFMIPAIAISLSSELLGTSTGFPFGDYSYLSGLGYKISGLVPFTIPLSWFYLGISSYLLARAGLDSPERLQDPNSLRPMAWWRQIAAVLLGAVLLTSWDFVLDPAMSQTAMPFWYWHHPGAFFGMPYQNFAGWMLTGSVFMGVATLLWRGQPLRLTRSQVTFALIVYLGNFLFATVMSLGAGFWQTVLLGIVLGVAPAVLCWQRAGGMDVADQAIAPEQESTDASSLAPSVAASSK, encoded by the coding sequence ATGAAGCGATTGCTAACGATAGAGCGCGCCTGTCTAGTGGGTCATTTAGTTTCGATGGCGTTTGGCTTGGCGGGTTTACTGTGGGTCATGCCCCATCCTGAAATTCTGTCGCTGCTGCCTGCGGGACAAACGATGTTCCGGTGGAGCATGGCTGGCGGTGGTGTGGTCTATATCCTTTTGGGGACGATCGCCGTTTCCATCTATGCCTATCGCACCCTGGGACTTAAATCTTGGCTGAGTTTTATGATTCCAGCGATCGCTATTTCCCTATCCAGCGAATTGCTGGGAACCAGTACAGGCTTTCCCTTTGGAGACTATAGTTACCTGAGTGGACTGGGATACAAAATTTCGGGATTGGTTCCCTTCACGATTCCGCTGTCGTGGTTTTACCTGGGGATTTCGTCCTACCTGTTGGCGCGAGCTGGCTTGGACTCTCCAGAACGGTTGCAGGATCCAAATAGCCTCCGCCCAATGGCATGGTGGCGGCAGATTGCAGCGGTGTTGCTGGGTGCGGTGCTGTTGACCTCCTGGGATTTTGTGCTTGATCCGGCCATGAGCCAAACGGCCATGCCTTTCTGGTACTGGCATCACCCGGGCGCATTTTTCGGCATGCCCTATCAAAACTTTGCAGGCTGGATGCTCACCGGATCCGTATTCATGGGAGTGGCGACATTACTTTGGCGAGGTCAGCCGCTGCGATTGACGCGATCGCAAGTCACCTTTGCGCTAATCGTCTACCTCGGTAACTTCCTATTTGCGACGGTGATGAGCCTGGGGGCTGGGTTCTGGCAAACGGTTCTCTTGGGGATTGTGCTGGGTGTCGCTCCGGCAGTGCTGTGCTGGCAGCGGGCAGGAGGGATGGACGTAGCAGATCAGGCGATCGCCCCTGAGCAGGAGTCTACAGACGCCAGTTCCTTGGCTCCCTCCGTTGCCGCGTCCTCAAAGTAG